The region CGGCCGCGTATCCGAACGCCGGGACTGCGGGGTTGAACAGACTTCCGATGAGCCCCAGTAGCAGTCCTGCCAGGCCCCACCCCCGGCTGCGCGCCCAGCGCGTCACCGCCCACAGCGACAGCGGTGCCGCGATCACGATTGGGCTCAGTCCCAGATTGACCGGGGTCGCCCACACGAGCGCTGCCAGCCCCGCCAGGGCCAGGTACGTCACCACGAAGGACCCGACCACCGCTTTACGACGCACCGCAGCCGCCCCTGCAATCGCCAAGGTCAAGGCGGTATTCGCCACGTAAGTGAAAGAGGCGCCGTAGTCCACGATGAACGATGCCTCCACGCACGCAACAAGGAAGAAAGTGGCGGCGATGGCGACGTCGGCAAGCGGGAGGCGGCCGATGAGAGGCAGCGAAATCCAGCGGCGGACGGGCGCGCGCCAGTCAAGGGGAGTGGCAGGTGGAATGGGCTCAGGCGGAGAGAGTATAGAGCGAGGATTCGGCACACCAAAAGGTTTACCAGCGGGGGCGGATTGGGTTCGTTCGGAAACTACATTCGAAACGGCTATCCAGGAATCCGGGGCACGGCATAGTATGAACGTCATGAACCAAAGCCCCCCCCCGAGTCTTCAGAATGCTGAGAGCAAGAATCAATTAAAGAATGAAATTCGTCGCAGGGAAGCGGCGCGACTCTTTACTGAGCAATGGGAAGGGCGTGGGTACGAAAAAGGCGATACCGGCTCATTTTGGCTCTCCCTGCTGTCTGACGTGGTCGGGATGCAGGACGTCACCACAAATGTGCGCTTCGAGAAACGCACTTCTGCACGAGGTTTTATTGACGTCGTTATTGCGGACGCCAAGACTTTCATCGAGCAGAAATCGCTTGGCGTTGACCTCGATAAGGCGGAGGTACGGCAGGGCGTCAAGGTCACCCCTTTCCAGCAGGCACGCAATTATGCGAATACCCTGCCGAATTCACAGCGGCCGGATTACATCATTGTTTGTAATTTCGGCGAGTTTCGGATTCATGATCTCAATAAAGAAGACTCCGAGAACGATTATCTTTCTTTCCAGCTCTCGGAGTTGGCAGAGCAGCTCAATCTTCTTGACTTCCTCGTTGACCCGCAGCGGGCGCGCCAGGTGCGTGAAGAGAAAGTCTCGATGGACGCCGGTGTTCTCGTCGGCAAGTTGTATGAGGGCCTGCGCAAGCAGTACCTGGACCCGGATTCGGAGGAAAACCAGCACGCGCTGAATGTGCTCTGTGTGCGCCTGGTTTTCTGCCTCTTTGCCGAGGATGCTGGCCTTTTTCACAAGGATGCCCTCTACCGTTATTTGCACGGGGCTCCGCCACACTTGGTGCGGGGGATGCTCAAAGAGCTTTTCCAGGTTCTCAATACACCTGTTGGGCAGCGCGATCCTTATCTTGATGAGGCGCTTAAGGCATTTCCGTATGTCAATGGCGGTTTGTTTGCGGAGGAGGCAGAAATTCCTCCGTTTACCGAGGGGCTTATTGACCTGCTTCTTCACGAGGTTTCTCAGGACACCGACTGGTCCACAATCAGCCCGACCATTTTTGGCGGCGTATTCGAGTCGACCCTGAACCCGGAAACACGCGCCAAGGGCGGAATGCACTACACCTCGCCGGAGAATATTCACAAGGTCATTGATCCGCTTTTCCTCGATGGGTTAAAGGCCGAGTTGGCGGAAATCCTCGAAGATGCAACGCTCGGGCCGGTCAAGCGCAAGAATGCGCTGACGAAGTTCCACAACAAACTGGCAGGTCTTAGGTTCTTCGACCCGGCCTGCGGTAGCGGTAACTTTCTCACCGAGACGTATATTTCGCTGCGTCGCATGGAGAACAAGATTCTCTCCGTGCTTGTCGGTGACCAGAACGTGCTCGGCTTCGACGACATCGGCGCGACGCCACTGAAGATTTCCCTCAATCAGTTCTATGGCGTGGAGATCAATGACTTTGCGGTCGCCGTTGCCTCGACTGCGCTGTGGATTGCACAATTGCAGGCCAACATTGAGGCGCAGACAATCATCACCTCGAACATTGAGGACCTTCCGCTTCACGACGCCGCCCACATCCACCACGCCAACGCCCTCTGCGTCGATTGGGCGGATATTCTTGCCCCGGGCGAATGCAATTACATTATCGGCAATCCGCCGTTTTTGGGTGCCCGCAATCAGTCCAAGGAGCAAAAGGCCGAAATAAAGGACGTGTTCCCGGCTGGGACCAAGAACGTTGGAAATATTGACTATGTTGCCGGTTGGTATATCAAGGCCGCCGAATACATCGGTGACAATCCGGTGCGCGCAGCTTTCGTCTCCACAAACTCCATCTGTCAGGGTGAGCAGGTGGCGAATATTTGGTTTCCCGTAACGCGGTTGGGATTCCATATCGACTTTGCTCATGACACCTTCCGGTGGGGCAATGAAGCCAGTGACCAGGCGCATGTGTTCTGCGTAATTGTGGGTTTTTCCAAGCAGGACGATTCGGTGCGCCTATTCCACTACGCGCACCCCGACGCCGAGCCGGAATTGCAATTCCCGTCGCGGCTGAACCCATACCTTGCGGATGCCGAGGATGTGTTTGTGTGGAATCGCAGCAAGCCGATATGTGATGTGCCGAAAATGGGGATTGGTAACAAACCCATCGATGGCGGACATTACCTTTTCACCACTGAGGAAAAGGAAGAATTCCTCGCTCAAGAACCGTATGCGGAAAAATTCTTCCGGAAGTTTCTTGGTTCTCGAGAATTCATCCAGGGGCTAGAGCGATGGGTGCTGTGGCTAGGCGAAGCGACACCAGCTGATTTTAAAAAAATGCCAAAGGCCCGAGAGAAGGTTCAGGCAGTCCGCGATTTCCGTCTGGCTAGTAAGAGCGCTCCCACACGGAAGTTGGCCGAGAAACCGACACGTTTCCATGTGGAGAATATGCCGGAAGGAACATCCATCGTCGTGCCGCAGGTGTCGTCTGAAAAACGGAATTATATTCCGATAGGGTTCAGCGGACCTGAGGTATTGTACAGCGACAAAATTCGATTAATTCCCAATGCTCGTCTATACCACTTCGGAATTTTAACGTCGCAGTTTCACAATTCGTGGATGCGGACGGTTGGAGTACGGCTTAAATCGGACTACAGCTATTCCAACGGCATCGTCTACAACAACTTTGTTTGGCCCGAGCCCGATGCAGAGGTAGAGGCGGACGTCGTAAAGCATGCCCAAGCGGTGTTGGACGCGCGCGAGCTGTACACAGGTTCCACCTTGGCGGACATGTACGACCCCGACAACGCGTTCCTGTACCCGGAATTGGTGAAGGCCCACAAGGAATTGGATGCGGCGGTCGAGCGCGCCTACGGGGTCGACTTCTCCGCGCTCCATGATGATGCGCGGGAGCAAGAGATTGTGGCGCACCTATTCGAGCTCTACAGCGAGGCAGTGGGGTAACAGAAGACCATAGGCGCGTGTTGCTTTCGTGTTTTCTTTGGTGGGCCGTTAAATACGTTTCCATTTGAGCGTTTGTGTGGGTAGAGTTATCAAAACGAAGGAGGCCGGAAATGAACACGCAGCAGCTGCGCAAAAACAGCGTTGAACAGGCAAAACATTCAAGCATGTTGGAAGGTCTCATTACGAGTAGGGCCTACGACGAAGATGCTGAGCGCTATGTCGTCGGAGAAATCTCTGCAACGCAGCTAGTGGAACGCACTCGCGCACGATTCGGGTTGGCCTAGAAACTGTGGCGCCTCTTGACCCGTATATCGAGCCAGGCACATCTACACTGAAAAACCTTCTCGGATTACGTAACCTGCGGGAGCTCGCTGCAGCGGAGGCTGACCTAGTTAATGCACGTACCGTTCAGCTCGGGGATTTAGAATTTGAAACCTTTATTCCGAACTCTCGAGATGAGCGGGAGCTAAGAGCTATCCACCATCATCTTTTCCAAGATATTTATCCTTTCGCTGGTGAGATTCGAACAATCGATATGAGACGTGGCGAGGGTGAATTATTCGCTCCATGCGCGGGAATATCTCAGAACCTATTTTCGCTCGCCGAGCAGCTGAACGACAAGAATCTGCTGCGTAACCTCGGCAGGAATGAATTCCTCAAAGAGCTGGTGTACTTCTACTCGATGCTGAATTGGATCCATCCTTTTCGGGAAGGAAATGGTCGGACCCAGCGTCTTTTCTGGTCGCGAGTTGCCCTCGATGCCGGATGGCTACTGGATTGGCGTCAGTTCGGCACTGACCTGAACGAAGCCAGCCGGATTTCTCGTGAGCAAAACGATGACTCATTACTCTTCGAGGGCTTTGAATCGATGCTTTTTCGAGCTGCAGATTGTGAACTTGACGGTCGTTAGTTGGTAGCAATAACCAGCTGTTCGTCGTCGGTACTGTTCGTGGTCGGTAAAGGTTCCGAACCCTGGCTCAGTCACCTATGCCTACGAAACTCACTTATGTGTAGCACTGGGCGTAAGCATAAGTGAGAATCGCCGACACAAGTGAGCGGTGCAGGTCAATGACAGACTGCGGCACGACTGCCTTGACGGTAGCTATTCCGCATACCCCATAAAACTGAAATACGGGACCTGGCCGCATGGTAGGGAAATGGACTCCTGTGCCGCTGCGAAAACAGCATCACTAATAGGGTCAATCTCGGCTTCGTCGAGGCTAGCCACTTTGGCCGAAAAGTGCTGCGAAATGACATAAAGCCTTGGTGCCTCGCGAATTTTGCGGGAGAGCACAGCGTTGACAGCCATGTCGTTCCATTCCGCTGATAGTCCGCCCACAATGCCGAACTCGTCCTCTTCATCAGTGGCGATTGTGAAGGTATCCGCGACAAAGACATCGTTGTTCCGTTCTGTGAGGTGCTGATACAAGCACTGATTCAAGCGTTCTGCTACTTCATGGGCGATAGCCTTGGTGCAATACACTCGTAGTTCTTCAATAAAACTTTGCATAAATTCTTGTCCAGATTCACTCCGTTCGGGCGACACCACTTCGTCCCCTCTATCTATTGATGCGGAACAGTGCCTCGTCGCCGATTGACACCGACATGACCGGCGGTACGCGGTGGGTTCTTAACTGAGTGACGTAGCAGTTCGGATTGGTCACCCAGTGCGGGGTAGGCGAGTAGGAAGAAGCGTCAGAGTTGCCGCCAGGAAGACTTGATATCTAACGCTTCTTTTTATCCCTTACTATCTTGTTAATCTTTACTATCTGTGTCTTTCTGCCCCTTGAAAACGCTCACAGCCGCGTGTTCTCGGAGATATTCCCGCATGTAAGGAAGTTCGAAATCCACGAATCCGTATCTGGAACTCACGATGATTTCGGCTTCAATTAGCCGGCGTCGATAATTTCCTGCATACTGAGGGTTCGCGCCCAGTCTTTCGGCGATATCAGACATTGATGAGGGTCCGTCGTCTGCGGCCATCGCAACGAGGAATGTCCGGTCAACCTCCGATAAATCAGCTAGGGCAGGCTCATGGACAAGTTGTCCTAGCCGTCGCTTGGCCACGGTTGCCCCTTCGCTCACCGACCTGGCAGTAATTACAGTGCCTTCGCTGCGTTTAAAACATTGCTGTCCAATGAGCTGAATCATGAATGGGTAGCCGCCACAGGCTTCGACAGCGTCATCTAGGGCATCGGGCTCCCATGAAAAACCTGCATTCTCCACAGGTTCGGTAAGCGCGGCCTTAACTTCGTCTTTACCTATCAGCCCCAAATCAATACGGTTGGCGCGGCGTAGGAACGTTACGGGGTTCTTGCCTTCTTGACTAGCAAGCAGAGGTCTTATGGACTGAGGAATACCGGCCATCGCGACGGCGATGTTGCGTTCTTCACGAACGAGATGTTGGATTGTCGTGCCAAACTCAATTACTTCATCACGACGGTGGTAGTGGAGTTCATCAAGGGTAATCAGGAGACCAACTGGTTCTTGCCCGAGCTGGCGGTCAACCTTTTCTTGCCAGTCGAGTAAATCAGTTAGTGCTGATCGAAGGGTAACCTGCGGTTGGTGCTGTAGAACATCGGAGAATTGGATTCCACCGATAGTCGGCAGAGTGACACCCGAGAGTCTCCGCTTGTGTGTACGCAAGGTGTCTTCGGCAAGCCGGAACAGCGTGTCCACAATACGCCCCGAAAACCCCGCTGTCGCAGTCTCCGAAATAACCCACCAAGATCGACTTCTGGCCTCGTCCTCGAACGCGTTGAGCAGAACTGTTTTTCCTACGCCACGCAACCCCGTAATGAGTGAGATTCGCTCGTGACTTCCCGGACCGTCATCGAGGGCATCAGCAAAATCGGCAATCTCATTCTGACGACCTGCGAGGTAGGGAGGAGTCGATCCGAGAGTGGCCCGAAACGGGTTGGACGTGCGGTTCATGTCTAGAATGCTAGCGCCCTTTACTATCCCTTACAATCTTTTTAATCTTTACTATCTTGTTAATCTTGAGGGGCGGGGCACTCCATTTAATCTCGTGACGCGGGGTACTCAATCCGGCGCGCATAAAGCCTTCCCGGTAACCAAAGGTAGGCAACCGACAGCTCCACCTGTCGAAAGGTGATGTTAAGGCGCCCTTTTTCCAGCCCGCAGCTCTCCCGCAGAGCTTCCGGTAGCGTACCTGGTCGGGTCTGCGGCACCCCGTGAAAAGCCAGGCGCTTCGGCCCACCGAAGACAATCACGTCGCCGCTAGCGAGCGTCACATCATCCCATGGTTTGTTCCGATTCTCGGTGCCACCGATCCGGAACAGCGCCTCATCGCCGATTGACAGCGACACAATCGGTGCGGGTGAATCCTCATTGAGGTCCTGATGCAGGCCCATCGTGGCACCCGGCGGGTAGTAATTCACCAGCGCCATGTCAGGGCGGAAGGACGTGGCCCAGGGGGCGAGGGTTTCGTCGTAAAGCGAGGCATCCTTAAGGGCAGTGCTAGCGAGACTTACAAGATTTGCGGGGATGGGCGGCACTCTGTGTCCGCCGACATCAGTGACGTAGCGGTACGGGTCGGTCGCCCAGTAGCGGCCCAGGTGCAGCATAAACACCTGCATCTGGCCGCTTTTCAGTTGTGGGCGCGACATCTGAAAAGGCGTGCCAATCAGCGTGCGGGCGATGTCGCGAAGCTGGCGCACGATGCCTGCTTGGTTCTGGAGGGACAGCCAATTCGGCAGGTGAACGATGCCCGGGGTGATGCGATCATTGTCGCGGGGCAGAGCGTCGAAGAGCATGAGGCTAAGTGTAGGTGGACATGCTTTGAAACGTATTATATGGTTGAAGTAAAGTAATAATTGCAAAAAAGAAATTAGCGCGATATGGAAAATAACATGAATGCTGGTGCGTGCCTTAGGTCTTCCTTGGCTAGTTTGCAGTGTGAGCTGGTTGCAGAACGAGCCTTAGCGAATCCGGACGGCATCACCTGGTTGCAATACGATGTGCTTTTTCAGTTGAGTAAAGAGAAACAAATCGTCCCTTCCAGTCTCAGCGCGGTTCTGGGGATATCGCGAGTAAAACTCTCCAAGGCACTAAAGGAGTTAAAGGAGTCAGGCTATATTGTTCAAGCTCCCAATCCGCTAGATGGCCGTGAACTGCTAACTTCCATTACGGAAAAAGGAGAGCAAACGCTGAGGAATATCTCTGCTAAGCACGAATCTTTGTATCAGGCAGCTGTAGCGGCGCTGCAGGAAGAAGACCTGTTGATTTTTGTGGGCCTGGCCGAAAAGCTAAGCAATGCGCTAAGGGCGAAGCGTCTTGAACAGTCATAGCCTTCCGTCGCGTCATGGAATCGGTCAAGGGGATGCGCGGGTAGGCAATTGCCAAGCAATCAATATTTTTGGGGCAAAAACTCATAATTTGCACGATGTCTCAGTAGCTATCCCAAAGCATCACCTGGTCGCAATTACCGGAGTTTCTGGATCCGGAAAGAGCTCCTTGGTATCTACCTTGGCTGCTGGAGCTCAGCAAGCAGTAGCGTCACTATTTCCACCTTTTGTGCAGGCCAGGATGAAAACCGAGAAGTCGGGAGAGGTCGGCAGACTGACAGGGTTAACTTTCACCGCGATAGTCGGCCAAAAACGGTTTGCCAAGAATGCCCGTTCAACTGTCGGTACATTAACAGGAATTGCGCCTTATCTTAGGCTAATGTTTTCGCGCGCAGCGCAGCCGCCGGCAGGTTTCTCGCCAAATTACTCTCCGAATGATCCCCGGGGCATGTGCGAAAAGTGCTCTGGGCTCGGGTATGTAGACGATATTGACCTTGATGCGCTGATTGATTCGCAACGAAGCATTGATGACGGCGCTATCCGATTTCCCACATTTGAGCCTGGGACTTACCGCTGGAAAAGGCTCGCATACTCCGGAATTGCTGATGTGCATACTTCCTGGCGCGATTTACCGGAGCAAACGCGGAATATATTGCTCTACGGAGAGCAGGTGAAGCTTCGTAATCCGATGCCGGGATATCCGAAGCACGCGATATTCGATGGTGTAATTCCGCGGTTGCGTAGTTCATATTTAGAAAAACCGGAAGCCAAGATAACGGCCAAAGAAAAGGCTGCATTGCAACGAGTGGTGCGAAGAATCGTTTGCCCAGAATGCGAAGGGCAGCGTGTCAACGCCGCAGCTCGTGCAAGTCGTCTCAGCGGCCTCAATATCGCTGAGGCGTCCCGGCTAAGTATCAAGGGACTTACTCACTTCGTAAGTGGAGTAACGGACAAATCGATTGAAGCACCTCGTCAGCAGATTCTTACGCGTTGCAAATACGTAGAAGAGATTGGTCTGGGCTACCTGTCACTTAACCGCCTGACCGATACGCTATCTGGCGGTGAGTCTCAGCGGTTGAGAATCGTTGAGTTGTTGGGTGCATCTATTACGGATGCAACTTTTGTTTTGGATGAGCCTTCGAGTGGGCTGCACCCTGCTGACGTAGACAGGTTGCTTGAGTCATTAAAACGCCTTAGAAATGTGGGAAATACGGTAATCGTGGTGGAACACAATCCTCAAATTATCGCTGCAAGTGACCATATTCTCGAGTTGGGGCCAGGGGCGGGAATTGACGGTGGATCAGTAATTTTCGAAGGCCCGCCACATCGCTTAGCGGTTGCCAGCACACCTACCGCGAAGGCCCTTCGTCAAAGGGTGAAGATTGCTGGTCGCGCGTTTTCAACTTCACACTCGATAAGCGTTGTTCATGCTAGCAGCAATAATCTCCGAGATATATCAGTCAGTTTCCCATTGAAGGCGCTCAGTGCGGTCTCTGGAGTTGCAGGTTCAGGGAAAAGCTCTTTAGTAGCCGCACTTGCAGACCAGCATTCAGGTGTGGCAGTAATTGACCAGAAACCGATTGCAGCGAGTAGCCGCTCATCGCTGCTGACTGCGCTCAATTTAGCTATTCCAATTCGGAAAATGTTCGCTCAGGCGTCGGGAATGAAGCCGAGTATGTTTAGCCCAAACGGCCAGGGAGCATGTCCCCTCTGTAAGGGGCGCGGGAGTATCCGTATTGACATGGCATTTATGGAAGATATCGAAGTCGAGTGTGAACAGTGCGGCGGAAGGAAATTCAACGAAACTGCTCTTTCTGCGCGTGTGGCGCGAGGAGAAAAGAAACTATCCATTGCAGACGTTCTTAGCGCGGATTTAGGCCAGTTGCAGTGGGTCTTCAGTGAACAGGCTGATATCGCGGATGTCCTTAATCTGCTGCGCAATGTGGGGCTGGGTTACCTCACTCTCGGGCAGACGCTTGATAGTTTGTCCGGAGGGGAACTGCAGCGAATCAAGCTCGTTCGTTTGTTAGCGCAACGCCAAGACTCAGAAAGCATTATCGTGCTTGACGAAGTCTTTGACGGCTTGCATCCGCAAGATGTAAATCGTCTGGTGGCATTTCTGCGGAATCTGTCCGAACAGGGCCGTACCATCATTGTTGTGGAGCATAACCCGCTGGTCATCGGTCAGGTAGATTATGTTGTTGATCTCGGCCCTGGAGCTGGCGATGAAGGCGGCAACGTTGTCTTCAGCGGCACACCGACAGCACTTGCTGAATGCGAGGAGTCCACTACGGGAAAGTGGCTTCGCAGGCTTTCGAAAAGAACAAAGCTAGCGCGTTGACTTCACGCAGACAGCGTGGTGTCAACATGTTTCTTGCGGAGCCGCTCCAGCGTCGCTAAGAAATTCGGTAGATCAATTGCATAACAAGCGCACGCAAGTGCCTTCAGCTCGTGAGACCAATGGGTGTCCGCTCTCACAAGCCCACCTCTACTTACCTGTACCCACCCGTACACTTGGCCCCATGGAACCCCTGATTATCGCGCCGGGCCCCGGCATCCCGCACGGCCTCATCATCCCCGCCGCCGAGCTGCGGGAACGCTTCGCGCGCTCGGGTGGTCCCGGCGGTCAGGGGGTCAACACCACCGACAGTAAAGTCCAGCTCTCCGTCGACGTAGCCAGTCTTTCTTCGCTTTCCGACGCCCACCGCCGCCGGGCGCTTTGCAGCCTGGGGCCACGTCTTAACGGCACCATTCTCACCGTTTCGGTGAGCACGCAGCGTTCGCAGGTGCGCAACAGGGCGGAGGCGCGCAGGCGTCTAGCGGATTTGCTTCGTGATGCTGTTGCTCCGCCACCACCGAAGCGCCGGCGGACTAGGCCGACCAAGGCGGCGGAGCGGCGTCGTAAAGTGGCGAAGCAGAGACGATCTGAATTGAAGGCGAGCAGGCGGCGGCCGAGTCTGTAGTTACCGCTGTCCACCTGTTGGTGCGCGATTTCGGGTTTTTGCTTACCTGCGTTGCACAATAGACGCATGAACGAAAACCAGTCCGCCACTAACACCACCGTCGCCGCGTCCACCGCGTCCGGCGCAGCCGCGACCGCCAGCTCCGCAGCCGAGGCGATTTCGCGTATTCCCTCGATTATGTCCATCCAGTCGCATGTGAGCTTCGGCCACGTCGGCAACTCCGCCGCAGTGTTCCCGCTGCAGCGCGCGGGCTTCGAGGTCTGGCCGGTCCACACCGTCGCATTTTCCAACCACACCGGTTACGGCAAGTGGCAGGGCCCGCTGATTCCTGCCTCCGATGTGCGCGCTGTAATCCAGGGTATCGACGAGCTGGGCCGCCTGGGTGACGCCGACGCAGTCATCTCCGGCTACCAGGGCGGAAGCGACATCGCGGACGCTATTGTCGAGGCGGTCGCGCTGGTCAAGCAGCGGAACCCGAAGGCTATCTACTCCTGCGATCCGGTGATGGGCAATGCCAAGAGCGGCTGTCATGTCTCCGACGAAATTCCGCCGTTGCTGCGCGACAAGGTGGTTCCGGTGGCGGATGTCATCACGCCGAACCAGTTCGAGCTGGGTTACCTGACCGGGCGTGAGGTCAGCGACCTGGATTCCACTATCGCCGCAGCTCACGCTGCCCGCGAGATGGGTCCAGAGGCTGTGTTGGTCACCAGTGTGCTGCGTCCCGATGCTCCGGAGGGCACCATCGAGATGGTGGCAGTAAACGGCGTCGGTGCGTGGCTGGTGTCCACTCCGTACTTGCCGTTCAAGCGCAACGGTTCGGGCGACGTGACCGCTGCTCTGTTTGCGGGCAATCTGGTCCGTGGTGCCGGCATCGACGGTGATCTGTCCGTGGCCCTTGGCAACACGGCCGCCAGTGTCTATGAACTGCTGAAGGTGACCTACGAGTCCGGCTCTGATGAGCTGGAGCTGATCAAGGCGCAGGAGGCGTACGTGAACCCGGAGCGTCGCTTCGAAGTCACGAAGATTGCGTAGGTGATTTTCTACGAAGGTCGCGCAATCTCGCCGATGTGACCATCGGCATGTGTAGAGGTGCGTAAATTGGGGGAGGGGAAAGCGGCAGCGCTCTGTGTGCTGCCGCTTTTTGTGCCTGGTAGGCGGCGATTTCATACTTAGAGGCCTAAATAGCAGAGATTGCGCAACTGGAAAACAAGTATTCACACTGTTGAAACCGTTTCCCTTATCGATAAATAATGAAAACGATTTCTATTTTAGTTGCGCCTATCCTTAAATAAAGGGGGAACGCTATGTTCGCTACTGACCTACGTCGAAATCCCACCTTCCGCCT is a window of Corynebacterium lactis RW2-5 DNA encoding:
- the arfB gene encoding alternative ribosome rescue aminoacyl-tRNA hydrolase ArfB, which codes for MEPLIIAPGPGIPHGLIIPAAELRERFARSGGPGGQGVNTTDSKVQLSVDVASLSSLSDAHRRRALCSLGPRLNGTILTVSVSTQRSQVRNRAEARRRLADLLRDAVAPPPPKRRRTRPTKAAERRRKVAKQRRSELKASRRRPSL
- the pdxY gene encoding pyridoxal kinase PdxY, encoding MSIQSHVSFGHVGNSAAVFPLQRAGFEVWPVHTVAFSNHTGYGKWQGPLIPASDVRAVIQGIDELGRLGDADAVISGYQGGSDIADAIVEAVALVKQRNPKAIYSCDPVMGNAKSGCHVSDEIPPLLRDKVVPVADVITPNQFELGYLTGREVSDLDSTIAAAHAAREMGPEAVLVTSVLRPDAPEGTIEMVAVNGVGAWLVSTPYLPFKRNGSGDVTAALFAGNLVRGAGIDGDLSVALGNTAASVYELLKVTYESGSDELELIKAQEAYVNPERRFEVTKIA
- a CDS encoding antitoxin VbhA family protein, yielding MNTQQLRKNSVEQAKHSSMLEGLITSRAYDEDAERYVVGEISATQLVERTRARFGLA
- a CDS encoding MarR family winged helix-turn-helix transcriptional regulator produces the protein MENNMNAGACLRSSLASLQCELVAERALANPDGITWLQYDVLFQLSKEKQIVPSSLSAVLGISRVKLSKALKELKESGYIVQAPNPLDGRELLTSITEKGEQTLRNISAKHESLYQAAVAALQEEDLLIFVGLAEKLSNALRAKRLEQS
- a CDS encoding alpha-ketoglutarate-dependent dioxygenase AlkB family protein; translation: MLFDALPRDNDRITPGIVHLPNWLSLQNQAGIVRQLRDIARTLIGTPFQMSRPQLKSGQMQVFMLHLGRYWATDPYRYVTDVGGHRVPPIPANLVSLASTALKDASLYDETLAPWATSFRPDMALVNYYPPGATMGLHQDLNEDSPAPIVSLSIGDEALFRIGGTENRNKPWDDVTLASGDVIVFGGPKRLAFHGVPQTRPGTLPEALRESCGLEKGRLNITFRQVELSVAYLWLPGRLYARRIEYPASRD
- a CDS encoding ATP-binding cassette domain-containing protein; the protein is MNSHSLPSRHGIGQGDARVGNCQAINIFGAKTHNLHDVSVAIPKHHLVAITGVSGSGKSSLVSTLAAGAQQAVASLFPPFVQARMKTEKSGEVGRLTGLTFTAIVGQKRFAKNARSTVGTLTGIAPYLRLMFSRAAQPPAGFSPNYSPNDPRGMCEKCSGLGYVDDIDLDALIDSQRSIDDGAIRFPTFEPGTYRWKRLAYSGIADVHTSWRDLPEQTRNILLYGEQVKLRNPMPGYPKHAIFDGVIPRLRSSYLEKPEAKITAKEKAALQRVVRRIVCPECEGQRVNAAARASRLSGLNIAEASRLSIKGLTHFVSGVTDKSIEAPRQQILTRCKYVEEIGLGYLSLNRLTDTLSGGESQRLRIVELLGASITDATFVLDEPSSGLHPADVDRLLESLKRLRNVGNTVIVVEHNPQIIAASDHILELGPGAGIDGGSVIFEGPPHRLAVASTPTAKALRQRVKIAGRAFSTSHSISVVHASSNNLRDISVSFPLKALSAVSGVAGSGKSSLVAALADQHSGVAVIDQKPIAASSRSSLLTALNLAIPIRKMFAQASGMKPSMFSPNGQGACPLCKGRGSIRIDMAFMEDIEVECEQCGGRKFNETALSARVARGEKKLSIADVLSADLGQLQWVFSEQADIADVLNLLRNVGLGYLTLGQTLDSLSGGELQRIKLVRLLAQRQDSESIIVLDEVFDGLHPQDVNRLVAFLRNLSEQGRTIIVVEHNPLVIGQVDYVVDLGPGAGDEGGNVVFSGTPTALAECEESTTGKWLRRLSKRTKLAR
- a CDS encoding DNA methyltransferase; protein product: MNVMNQSPPPSLQNAESKNQLKNEIRRREAARLFTEQWEGRGYEKGDTGSFWLSLLSDVVGMQDVTTNVRFEKRTSARGFIDVVIADAKTFIEQKSLGVDLDKAEVRQGVKVTPFQQARNYANTLPNSQRPDYIIVCNFGEFRIHDLNKEDSENDYLSFQLSELAEQLNLLDFLVDPQRARQVREEKVSMDAGVLVGKLYEGLRKQYLDPDSEENQHALNVLCVRLVFCLFAEDAGLFHKDALYRYLHGAPPHLVRGMLKELFQVLNTPVGQRDPYLDEALKAFPYVNGGLFAEEAEIPPFTEGLIDLLLHEVSQDTDWSTISPTIFGGVFESTLNPETRAKGGMHYTSPENIHKVIDPLFLDGLKAELAEILEDATLGPVKRKNALTKFHNKLAGLRFFDPACGSGNFLTETYISLRRMENKILSVLVGDQNVLGFDDIGATPLKISLNQFYGVEINDFAVAVASTALWIAQLQANIEAQTIITSNIEDLPLHDAAHIHHANALCVDWADILAPGECNYIIGNPPFLGARNQSKEQKAEIKDVFPAGTKNVGNIDYVAGWYIKAAEYIGDNPVRAAFVSTNSICQGEQVANIWFPVTRLGFHIDFAHDTFRWGNEASDQAHVFCVIVGFSKQDDSVRLFHYAHPDAEPELQFPSRLNPYLADAEDVFVWNRSKPICDVPKMGIGNKPIDGGHYLFTTEEKEEFLAQEPYAEKFFRKFLGSREFIQGLERWVLWLGEATPADFKKMPKAREKVQAVRDFRLASKSAPTRKLAEKPTRFHVENMPEGTSIVVPQVSSEKRNYIPIGFSGPEVLYSDKIRLIPNARLYHFGILTSQFHNSWMRTVGVRLKSDYSYSNGIVYNNFVWPEPDAEVEADVVKHAQAVLDARELYTGSTLADMYDPDNAFLYPELVKAHKELDAAVERAYGVDFSALHDDAREQEIVAHLFELYSEAVG
- a CDS encoding Fic/DOC family protein, whose translation is MAPLDPYIEPGTSTLKNLLGLRNLRELAAAEADLVNARTVQLGDLEFETFIPNSRDERELRAIHHHLFQDIYPFAGEIRTIDMRRGEGELFAPCAGISQNLFSLAEQLNDKNLLRNLGRNEFLKELVYFYSMLNWIHPFREGNGRTQRLFWSRVALDAGWLLDWRQFGTDLNEASRISREQNDDSLLFEGFESMLFRAADCELDGR
- a CDS encoding ATP-binding protein, with the protein product MNRTSNPFRATLGSTPPYLAGRQNEIADFADALDDGPGSHERISLITGLRGVGKTVLLNAFEDEARSRSWWVISETATAGFSGRIVDTLFRLAEDTLRTHKRRLSGVTLPTIGGIQFSDVLQHQPQVTLRSALTDLLDWQEKVDRQLGQEPVGLLITLDELHYHRRDEVIEFGTTIQHLVREERNIAVAMAGIPQSIRPLLASQEGKNPVTFLRRANRIDLGLIGKDEVKAALTEPVENAGFSWEPDALDDAVEACGGYPFMIQLIGQQCFKRSEGTVITARSVSEGATVAKRRLGQLVHEPALADLSEVDRTFLVAMAADDGPSSMSDIAERLGANPQYAGNYRRRLIEAEIIVSSRYGFVDFELPYMREYLREHAAVSVFKGQKDTDSKD